One region of Armigeres subalbatus isolate Guangzhou_Male chromosome 3, GZ_Asu_2, whole genome shotgun sequence genomic DNA includes:
- the LOC134219256 gene encoding myogenesis-regulating glycosidase-like isoform X2 — MEIIFVSQFLLMIQLLIASAYASNFQLNFRSSNTHVIINTNQRSLTVERDGRIVQNILLDLDILSANEYEETLQGFVLRNRQREQIEFLVNVDRPDLALFTVARRSRYRSTELSDCVKLKGSNWFGGPEQKNQHWPIQKLQLQNYSYLSKQVDNCAVAERYWLNSLGSFIFVDDETPLFVDQNSREPGCLCLEAKKHLPYDTREETFSFVYQIGVGKDAKEAHLAAVETVLGKPGGHPAEEMVKYPIWSTWARYKRNINESVVLKHADDIAQNGWTNSQFEIDDFWETCYGSLTMNPTKFPDMKQTVSDVKSKGLPRVTLWVHPFINKDCEPFYSEAKENGYLVTDHNGNSDHWWWNSEMNQSASIDFTNPDAAEWFTRRLLNIQELYGIDSFKFDAGETDWITSDAILNGPRSQHPTVYTNDFLRTVAKFGNLIEVRSAHRTQDLAVFVRMLDKDTEWHGTNGLPTLITTLLQMNMVGYPLVLPDMIGGNGYDPGVADGNNPPSKELFIRWLQANVFMPSIQFSYVPFDFDEETVTISKEMTNLHMKYTPLIMERFRAAVSGGYPVNPPIWWVSPEDTVAQVIDDRDDVISAPVVVENARARDIYLPKGKWIDGNFATVYEGPIWLRDYEVPLSMLPYFVRNTLYEKMQ; from the exons ATGGAAATAATATTTGTGTCACAATTCTTATTAATGATCCAACTTCTTATAGCAAGTGCTTACGCATCCAACTTCCAGCTTAACTTCCGTTCTTCGAATACTCATGTCATAATCAACACCAATCAAAGATCGCTAACAGTAGAACGGGATGGAAGAATAGTCCAAAATATCTTATTGGATCTCGATATTTTATCAGCAAACGAGTATGAAGAAACGCTCCAGGGATTCGTGTTGCGTAACAGACAGCGAGAACAAATTGAATTCCTCGTCAATGTAGACCGGCCCGATCTAGCTCTTTTTACCGTGGCCAGAAGAAGCAGATATCGTTCGACGGAATTATCCGATTGCGTGAAACTAAAAGGATCGAACTGGTTTGGAGGACCTGAACAGAAAAACCAACACTGGCCGATTCAGAAGCTACAACTGCAAAATTACTCCTACCTATCAAAGCAAGTAGACAACTGTGCGGTGGCCGAGCGCTACTGGTTGAACTCGCTAGGATCGTTCATCTTCGTAGACGACGAAACGCCATTGTTCGTAGATCAGAACTCCCGTGAGCCGGGCTGTCTGTGCTTAGAAGCGAAGAAACATCTGCCCTATGACACTCGCGAAGAGACCTTCTCATTCGTCTACCAGATCGGGGTCGGCAAGGATGCCAAAGAAGCTCATCTAGCCGCAGTTGAAACTGTTCTCGGAAAACCTGGCGGACATCCAGCTGAGGAGATGGTGAAGTACCCGATTTGGTCTACCTGGGCGCGCTACAAGAGAAACATAAACGAGAGTGTTGTCTTGAAACACGCTGATGACATTGCGCAAAACGGGTGGACGAATTCCCAATTCGAAATAGACGACTTCTGGGAAACGTGCTACGGCTCGTTAACGATGAACCCCACAAAGTTTCCGGACATGAAACAAACCGTTTCGGACGTCAAAAGCAAGGGACTCCCCAGGGTTACTTTGTGGGTGCACCCATTCATCAACAAGGATTGCGAGCCCTTCTACTCGGAGGCTAAAGAAAATGGATACTTGGTTACAGACCATAACGGTAACTCCGATCACTGGTGGTGGAACAGTGAAATGAATCAATCAGCCTCCATAGATTTCACGAACCCAGATGCAGCAGAGTGGTTCACCCGTCGTCTACTGAATATCCAAGAACTGTACGGAATCGATAGTTTCAAATTCGATGCTGGCGAAACCGATTGGATTACCTCGGATGCCATTCTTAATGGACCTCGTTCGCAGCATCCGACCGTATATACAAACGATTTTCTACGAACTGTTGCCAAGTTCGGAAACTTGATCGAAGTTCGATCTGCTCATCGCACTCAAGATCTTGCGGTATTCGTGCGTATGCTTGACAAGGATACCGAATGGCATGGTACAAATGGATTACCCACATTGATCACCACATTGCTGCAGATGAATATGGTGGGGTATCCGTTGGTTCTGCCAGACATGATCGGTGGAAATGGGTACGATCCTGGTGTTGCCGATGGCAATAATCCACCAAGCAAGGAGTTATTCATCCGATGGCTGCAGGCGAATGTATTCATGCCGAGTATACAGTTTTCATACGTCCCATTCGACTTCGATGAGGAAACCGTtacaatttccaaggaaatgaCCAACCTCCACATGAAGTACACTCCATTGATAATGGAGCGTTTCAGGGCGGCTGTTTCCGGAGGATATCCAGTGAATCCACCAATTTGGTGGGTATCTCCAGAGGATACCGTTGCTCAAGTAATCGATGATC GCGATGATGTGATTTCGGCACCGGTAGTCGTGGAGAACGCACGTGCCAGAGACATCTATCTTCCGAAAGGCAAATGGATCGATGGAAATTTTGCAACCGTTTACGAGGGACCAATTTGGCTTCGGGATTATGAGGTCCCATTGAGCATGTTGCctt
- the LOC134219256 gene encoding myogenesis-regulating glycosidase-like isoform X1, with product MEIIFVSQFLLMIQLLIASAYASNFQLNFRSSNTHVIINTNQRSLTVERDGRIVQNILLDLDILSANEYEETLQGFVLRNRQREQIEFLVNVDRPDLALFTVARRSRYRSTELSDCVKLKGSNWFGGPEQKNQHWPIQKLQLQNYSYLSKQVDNCAVAERYWLNSLGSFIFVDDETPLFVDQNSREPGCLCLEAKKHLPYDTREETFSFVYQIGVGKDAKEAHLAAVETVLGKPGGHPAEEMVKYPIWSTWARYKRNINESVVLKHADDIAQNGWTNSQFEIDDFWETCYGSLTMNPTKFPDMKQTVSDVKSKGLPRVTLWVHPFINKDCEPFYSEAKENGYLVTDHNGNSDHWWWNSEMNQSASIDFTNPDAAEWFTRRLLNIQELYGIDSFKFDAGETDWITSDAILNGPRSQHPTVYTNDFLRTVAKFGNLIEVRSAHRTQDLAVFVRMLDKDTEWHGTNGLPTLITTLLQMNMVGYPLVLPDMIGGNGYDPGVADGNNPPSKELFIRWLQANVFMPSIQFSYVPFDFDEETVTISKEMTNLHMKYTPLIMERFRAAVSGGYPVNPPIWWVSPEDTVAQVIDDQYLLGDDVISAPVVVENARARDIYLPKGKWIDGNFATVYEGPIWLRDYEVPLSMLPYFVRNTLYEKMQ from the exons ATGGAAATAATATTTGTGTCACAATTCTTATTAATGATCCAACTTCTTATAGCAAGTGCTTACGCATCCAACTTCCAGCTTAACTTCCGTTCTTCGAATACTCATGTCATAATCAACACCAATCAAAGATCGCTAACAGTAGAACGGGATGGAAGAATAGTCCAAAATATCTTATTGGATCTCGATATTTTATCAGCAAACGAGTATGAAGAAACGCTCCAGGGATTCGTGTTGCGTAACAGACAGCGAGAACAAATTGAATTCCTCGTCAATGTAGACCGGCCCGATCTAGCTCTTTTTACCGTGGCCAGAAGAAGCAGATATCGTTCGACGGAATTATCCGATTGCGTGAAACTAAAAGGATCGAACTGGTTTGGAGGACCTGAACAGAAAAACCAACACTGGCCGATTCAGAAGCTACAACTGCAAAATTACTCCTACCTATCAAAGCAAGTAGACAACTGTGCGGTGGCCGAGCGCTACTGGTTGAACTCGCTAGGATCGTTCATCTTCGTAGACGACGAAACGCCATTGTTCGTAGATCAGAACTCCCGTGAGCCGGGCTGTCTGTGCTTAGAAGCGAAGAAACATCTGCCCTATGACACTCGCGAAGAGACCTTCTCATTCGTCTACCAGATCGGGGTCGGCAAGGATGCCAAAGAAGCTCATCTAGCCGCAGTTGAAACTGTTCTCGGAAAACCTGGCGGACATCCAGCTGAGGAGATGGTGAAGTACCCGATTTGGTCTACCTGGGCGCGCTACAAGAGAAACATAAACGAGAGTGTTGTCTTGAAACACGCTGATGACATTGCGCAAAACGGGTGGACGAATTCCCAATTCGAAATAGACGACTTCTGGGAAACGTGCTACGGCTCGTTAACGATGAACCCCACAAAGTTTCCGGACATGAAACAAACCGTTTCGGACGTCAAAAGCAAGGGACTCCCCAGGGTTACTTTGTGGGTGCACCCATTCATCAACAAGGATTGCGAGCCCTTCTACTCGGAGGCTAAAGAAAATGGATACTTGGTTACAGACCATAACGGTAACTCCGATCACTGGTGGTGGAACAGTGAAATGAATCAATCAGCCTCCATAGATTTCACGAACCCAGATGCAGCAGAGTGGTTCACCCGTCGTCTACTGAATATCCAAGAACTGTACGGAATCGATAGTTTCAAATTCGATGCTGGCGAAACCGATTGGATTACCTCGGATGCCATTCTTAATGGACCTCGTTCGCAGCATCCGACCGTATATACAAACGATTTTCTACGAACTGTTGCCAAGTTCGGAAACTTGATCGAAGTTCGATCTGCTCATCGCACTCAAGATCTTGCGGTATTCGTGCGTATGCTTGACAAGGATACCGAATGGCATGGTACAAATGGATTACCCACATTGATCACCACATTGCTGCAGATGAATATGGTGGGGTATCCGTTGGTTCTGCCAGACATGATCGGTGGAAATGGGTACGATCCTGGTGTTGCCGATGGCAATAATCCACCAAGCAAGGAGTTATTCATCCGATGGCTGCAGGCGAATGTATTCATGCCGAGTATACAGTTTTCATACGTCCCATTCGACTTCGATGAGGAAACCGTtacaatttccaaggaaatgaCCAACCTCCACATGAAGTACACTCCATTGATAATGGAGCGTTTCAGGGCGGCTGTTTCCGGAGGATATCCAGTGAATCCACCAATTTGGTGGGTATCTCCAGAGGATACCGTTGCTCAAGTAATCGATGATC AATACCTTTTAGGCGATGATGTGATTTCGGCACCGGTAGTCGTGGAGAACGCACGTGCCAGAGACATCTATCTTCCGAAAGGCAAATGGATCGATGGAAATTTTGCAACCGTTTACGAGGGACCAATTTGGCTTCGGGATTATGAGGTCCCATTGAGCATGTTGCctt